In the Sarcophilus harrisii chromosome 3, mSarHar1.11, whole genome shotgun sequence genome, one interval contains:
- the LOC116422518 gene encoding small cysteine and glycine repeat-containing protein 6-like, which produces MGCCGCGGCGGCGGCGGCGGCGGCGGCGCGGCGGCGGCGGCGNCCCTTCTCRRVGCCSGCCPCCCGCCGGCCSPTVVCCRRTCCCGGCGSCGCGCGKCCGCGKGCCQQKCCCQQKCCCKKQCCC; this is translated from the coding sequence ATGGGTTGCTGTGGCTGTGGAGGTTGTGGCGGCTGCGGTGGCTGCGGTGGCTGCGGTGGCTGCGGTGGCTGCGGTGGTTGCGGCTGTGGCGGCTGTGGCGGCTGCGGCGGCTGCGGTGGCTGTGGCAACTGTTGCTGTACCACCTGTACCTGCCGCCGTGTAGGCTGCTGCTCCGGCTGCTGCCCCTGCTGCTGTGGCTGCTGTGGGGGCTGCTGCAGCCCGACAGTGGTCTGCTGCCGCCGCACCTGCTGCTGTGGTGGCTGTGGCTCCTGTGGCTGTGGCTGTGGTAAGTGCTGTGGCTGTGGCAAGGGCTGCTGCCAACAGAAATGCTGCTGCCAGCAGAAATGCTGTTGCAAGAAGCAATGCTGCTGCTAG